In Geobacter anodireducens, a genomic segment contains:
- a CDS encoding cell division protein FtsH, whose translation MNQFYKNLALWLVISLMMILLFNLFNKPRTTQERLGYSDFIAAVDAGKVSTVTVQGNEIIGKFSDGKEFRSYKPTDAMLSEKLLEKKINISAKPEEEKVSWFSIFISWFPLLFLVGVWIFFMRQMQGGGGKAMAFGKSRAKLLTEAQGRVTFEDVAGVDEAKEELEEIIQFLKDPKKFTKLGGRIPKGVLLVGPPGTGKTLLARAVAGEAGVPFFSISGSDFVEMFVGVGASRVRDLFVQGKKNAPCIIFIDEIDAVGRHRGAGLGGGHDEREQTLNQLLVEMDGFESNEGVILIAATNRPDVLDPALLRPGRFDRQVVVPQPDVKGREMILKVHTKKTPLASDVDLGVIARGTPGFSGADLSNVVNEAALLAARKDKNSVEMKDFDDAKDKVLMGVERRSMVISEEEKKNTAYHEAGHTLVAKLIPGTDPVHKVSIIPRGRALGVTMQLPIEDKHSYNKESLLNRIAVLMGGRAAEEIIFNELTTGAGNDIERATEIARKMVCEWGMSEKMGPVTFGKKEESIFLGRDMSMHKNYSEATAVEIDEEIRKIIDGSYSRVKHLLNENLSVLHCLATQLIEKENLTGDEVDRIIKEDCSASRVAAEETPVAP comes from the coding sequence TTGAACCAGTTCTACAAGAACCTTGCACTCTGGCTCGTCATAAGCCTTATGATGATCCTCCTCTTCAACCTCTTCAACAAGCCGCGCACCACCCAGGAACGGCTCGGCTACAGCGACTTCATTGCCGCAGTTGATGCGGGGAAGGTCAGCACGGTTACGGTCCAGGGGAACGAGATCATCGGCAAGTTTTCCGACGGCAAGGAGTTCCGCAGCTACAAGCCGACTGATGCCATGCTCTCCGAAAAGCTTCTGGAGAAGAAGATCAACATCTCCGCCAAGCCCGAGGAGGAGAAAGTTTCCTGGTTCTCCATCTTCATCTCTTGGTTCCCGCTTCTTTTTCTGGTGGGGGTCTGGATTTTCTTCATGCGCCAGATGCAGGGGGGGGGCGGCAAGGCCATGGCGTTCGGCAAGAGCCGCGCCAAGCTCCTGACTGAAGCCCAGGGGCGCGTTACCTTCGAAGATGTGGCCGGCGTTGACGAAGCAAAGGAAGAGCTGGAGGAAATCATCCAGTTCCTGAAGGATCCCAAGAAATTCACCAAGCTTGGAGGCCGCATCCCCAAAGGCGTTCTGCTCGTGGGGCCTCCCGGTACGGGCAAGACGCTCCTTGCCCGGGCCGTTGCCGGCGAGGCGGGAGTTCCCTTCTTCTCCATTTCGGGTTCCGACTTTGTGGAAATGTTCGTGGGGGTCGGTGCGAGCCGGGTCCGCGATCTTTTCGTCCAGGGAAAGAAGAATGCGCCCTGCATCATCTTCATTGACGAGATCGATGCGGTCGGACGCCATCGGGGTGCGGGACTCGGCGGCGGCCATGACGAGCGGGAACAGACACTGAACCAGTTGCTGGTCGAGATGGACGGCTTCGAATCCAATGAAGGGGTCATTCTCATTGCGGCCACAAACCGGCCCGATGTCCTCGATCCGGCACTCCTGCGTCCGGGCCGGTTCGACCGCCAGGTTGTCGTTCCCCAGCCCGACGTGAAGGGGCGGGAGATGATCCTGAAGGTCCACACCAAAAAGACTCCGCTTGCTTCCGATGTGGACCTGGGAGTAATCGCCCGCGGCACGCCCGGATTCTCGGGGGCGGATCTGTCCAACGTGGTGAACGAGGCTGCTCTGCTGGCAGCGCGTAAGGACAAGAACTCCGTCGAGATGAAGGACTTCGACGACGCCAAGGACAAAGTCCTCATGGGTGTCGAACGGCGTAGCATGGTGATTTCGGAGGAAGAGAAGAAAAATACCGCATATCATGAAGCGGGCCACACCCTCGTTGCCAAGCTGATCCCCGGCACCGATCCGGTGCACAAGGTATCCATTATCCCGCGTGGACGGGCGCTTGGCGTGACCATGCAGCTTCCCATAGAGGACAAGCACAGCTACAATAAGGAATCGCTCCTGAACCGGATCGCGGTGCTCATGGGAGGCAGGGCAGCCGAAGAGATCATCTTCAATGAGCTTACCACGGGCGCCGGCAACGACATTGAACGGGCAACCGAGATCGCACGCAAGATGGTGTGCGAGTGGGGCATGAGTGAGAAGATGGGGCCGGTCACCTTTGGCAAAAAAGAGGAGTCGATCTTCCTGGGCCGCGACATGTCCATGCACAAGAACTACAGTGAAGCGACGGCGGTGGAAATCGACGAGGAAATTCGCAAAATCATCGACGGCAGCTACTCGCGGGTCAAGCATCTCCTGAACGAGAATCTGAGCGTGCTCCACTGCCTGGCAACGCAGCTTATCGAGAAAGAGAACCTGACCGGCGACGAAGTCGACCGGATCATCAAGGAAGACTGCTCGGCCAGCCGTGTCGCCGCCGAAGAGACCCCCGTGGCTCCATGA
- a CDS encoding dihydropteroate synthase produces MCAEHPAWRHNAGVWRLSSRCIDLTSRPCIMGVLNVTPDSFSDGNCYLDPAAAENRALAMVAEGADIIDIGGESTRPGAPSVSEAEEMHRVVPLVERLAAKLPVPLSIDTYKAAVAREALAAGAEVINDISGMAFDPNMAAIVAEARAGLVVMHTRGTPVIMQRDTAYDDLIAEVLASLRYSLGRAQAAGIPDEQIVVDPGIGFGKSVDGNLEILRRLAEFASLGRPILVGTSRKSFIGSVLDREVADRLFGTAATVAVAVANGASILRVHDVRAMRDVALMTRAILAPQR; encoded by the coding sequence ATCTGTGCGGAGCACCCCGCCTGGCGGCACAATGCCGGGGTATGGCGGCTTAGCAGCCGGTGCATTGATCTTACATCCCGTCCTTGTATCATGGGGGTCCTTAACGTGACCCCCGATTCATTTTCTGACGGTAATTGTTATCTGGACCCCGCTGCGGCGGAAAACCGGGCTCTTGCCATGGTGGCCGAAGGAGCGGACATCATCGATATCGGTGGCGAAAGCACCCGCCCGGGTGCACCGTCGGTCAGCGAAGCCGAAGAGATGCACCGGGTGGTACCTCTTGTGGAACGCCTTGCCGCAAAACTGCCGGTTCCTCTTTCCATCGATACCTATAAGGCTGCCGTGGCCCGCGAGGCTCTTGCCGCCGGTGCAGAGGTCATCAACGATATCAGTGGCATGGCCTTTGATCCGAACATGGCGGCTATCGTGGCCGAGGCACGGGCGGGACTCGTGGTCATGCACACACGCGGCACTCCGGTGATTATGCAGCGTGACACGGCCTATGACGATCTGATTGCGGAAGTGCTCGCATCGCTGCGCTACTCTCTGGGCCGCGCACAGGCGGCGGGGATCCCCGATGAGCAGATCGTAGTGGATCCGGGCATCGGTTTCGGCAAAAGCGTTGACGGGAATCTGGAAATCCTCCGGCGTCTTGCTGAGTTTGCCAGCCTTGGGCGGCCCATCCTCGTCGGTACTTCCCGCAAGTCGTTCATAGGCTCCGTTCTTGACAGGGAAGTAGCAGATCGCCTGTTCGGGACCGCCGCTACGGTGGCGGTGGCCGTGGCAAACGGCGCCTCCATACTGAGAGTTCACGATGTTCGGGCCATGCGGGATGTGGCCCTGATGACCCGGGCGATTCTTGCCCCGCAACGCTGA
- the glmM gene encoding phosphoglucosamine mutase (catalyzes the conversion of glucosamine-6-phosphate to glucosamine-1-phosphate), with translation MKKLFGTDGVRGVANVYPMTTEMAMQIGRAAAYLFKDGNRRHRIVIGKDTRLSGYMLENALVAGICSMGVDVLVVGPLPTPGIANITSSMRADAGVVISASHNPFQDNGIKFFSRDGFKLPDEMELKIEDLIFSGKIDSLRPVATEVGKAYRIDDAVGRYVVFLKNSFPKDLDLAGMKIVLDCANGAAYKVAPAVLGELGAEVIPYGVKPNGTNINAGCGSLYPQVISEAVKEHRADLGIALDGDADRVIFVDEFGNEVDGDHIMAICATQMLKQKKLRKNTLVATVMSNMGLDIAVKRAGGKVVKTAVGDRYVVEEMIKGGYNLGGEQSGHMIFLDHNTTGDGVLSALQVLATMRRADKSLSELAEVMIPLPQVLVNVRVKEKKDITTIPEVALLIGDIEKKLGDEGRILIRYSGTEPLLRIMLEGQDKYQITGWAKEIADLVEKKIGGK, from the coding sequence ATGAAGAAGTTATTCGGAACGGACGGTGTCCGCGGTGTTGCCAATGTCTACCCGATGACCACGGAAATGGCCATGCAGATCGGCCGGGCTGCGGCCTACCTGTTCAAGGACGGTAACCGCCGTCATCGTATCGTGATCGGCAAAGACACGCGCCTGTCCGGTTACATGCTGGAAAATGCCCTGGTGGCCGGTATCTGTTCCATGGGTGTCGATGTCCTTGTGGTGGGCCCTCTCCCCACGCCGGGCATTGCAAACATCACCTCGTCCATGCGGGCCGATGCAGGGGTTGTCATTTCCGCTTCGCACAACCCCTTTCAGGATAACGGCATCAAGTTCTTTTCCCGCGACGGGTTCAAATTGCCCGATGAAATGGAGCTCAAGATCGAGGATCTCATTTTTTCCGGGAAGATCGACTCGCTCCGTCCTGTGGCCACCGAGGTGGGCAAGGCCTACCGGATCGATGACGCGGTGGGGCGGTACGTGGTGTTTCTGAAGAACAGCTTTCCCAAGGACCTCGATCTTGCCGGGATGAAGATTGTCCTCGACTGCGCCAATGGCGCGGCCTACAAGGTGGCGCCGGCCGTTCTTGGGGAGCTGGGAGCCGAGGTCATCCCTTACGGCGTCAAGCCTAACGGAACCAACATCAATGCCGGTTGCGGCTCCCTCTATCCGCAGGTCATCAGCGAAGCGGTCAAAGAGCACCGGGCAGACCTCGGCATTGCCCTTGACGGTGATGCCGACCGGGTCATCTTCGTGGACGAGTTCGGCAACGAAGTGGACGGAGATCACATCATGGCCATCTGCGCCACCCAGATGCTGAAACAGAAAAAGCTGCGCAAGAACACCCTGGTGGCAACGGTCATGAGCAACATGGGACTCGATATCGCGGTGAAGCGGGCAGGCGGAAAAGTAGTCAAGACCGCGGTTGGAGATCGCTACGTGGTGGAGGAAATGATCAAGGGGGGGTACAATCTTGGAGGAGAGCAGTCGGGGCACATGATTTTCCTCGACCACAACACCACGGGCGACGGTGTCCTGTCGGCCCTCCAGGTGCTGGCCACCATGCGCCGGGCCGACAAGAGCCTCTCCGAACTGGCGGAGGTGATGATCCCGTTGCCCCAGGTGCTGGTCAACGTGCGGGTCAAGGAGAAGAAGGACATAACAACTATTCCGGAAGTGGCGCTGCTTATCGGAGATATAGAGAAAAAGCTCGGCGACGAGGGACGCATCCTTATCCGCTATTCGGGTACCGAACCGCTGTTGCGCATCATGCTCGAGGGCCAGGACAAATATCAGATAACCGGGTGGGCAAAGGAAATTGCCGATCTGGTCGAGAAGAAGATCGGAGGAAAGTAG
- a CDS encoding pyridoxine 5'-phosphate synthase (involved in the de novo synthesis of pyridoxine (Vitamin B6)) → MAKLGVNIDHVATIRQARGGVEPDPVAAAAIAEFAGADGITVHLREDRRHIQDRDLRLLRQTVKTKLNLEMAATDEMVGIALSVKPDMCTLVPERRQELTTEGGLDVRVGMQSLADAIGRLQDGGIAVSLFIDPDADQVKASSKVGADYIEIHTGTFAEAREWKKEQAELERIENAIRLGTKLGLGINAGHGLNYTNIRKVAALGGIEEFNIGHSIISRAVFAGLDRAVRDMVDLVKYA, encoded by the coding sequence GTGGCAAAGCTCGGAGTCAACATTGATCATGTGGCAACAATCCGCCAGGCCCGGGGCGGCGTTGAGCCCGACCCGGTGGCGGCCGCCGCCATTGCCGAGTTCGCCGGTGCCGACGGGATAACGGTGCACCTGCGCGAGGACCGGCGGCATATCCAGGACCGGGACCTGCGTCTGCTCCGTCAGACCGTTAAGACGAAGCTCAATCTGGAAATGGCTGCCACCGACGAGATGGTGGGTATAGCGTTGTCGGTCAAACCCGACATGTGCACCCTGGTGCCGGAGCGACGCCAGGAGCTCACCACCGAGGGGGGGCTCGATGTGAGAGTCGGCATGCAGTCGCTTGCCGATGCCATTGGACGCCTTCAGGACGGCGGCATTGCAGTGAGTTTGTTCATTGATCCCGATGCGGATCAGGTCAAGGCATCCAGCAAGGTGGGGGCCGACTACATCGAAATCCACACCGGAACTTTTGCCGAGGCACGGGAGTGGAAAAAGGAGCAGGCCGAACTTGAGCGTATCGAAAACGCCATCAGGCTCGGCACAAAGCTCGGGCTCGGCATCAATGCCGGGCATGGCCTCAATTACACCAATATTCGCAAAGTCGCAGCCCTCGGAGGTATCGAGGAGTTCAACATCGGGCATTCCATAATCTCGCGCGCCGTGTTTGCCGGGCTCGACCGTGCCGTGCGGGATATGGTGGACCTCGTCAAGTACGCATGA
- the acpS gene encoding 4'-phosphopantetheinyl transferase (Catalyzes the formation of holo-ACP, which mediates the essential transfer of acyl fatty acid intermediates during the biosynthesis of fatty acids and lipids) has translation MIFGTGIDIVDITRFDRLVEEGNVRLFERLFTPHEMEYCAGKARSAQHYALRFAAKEAFLKACGLGLREGMTWHDVEVVNDALGKPELKLHGKALKLATDLSLSRTFVSLSHDGAYAVALVVLERP, from the coding sequence ATGATTTTCGGTACCGGCATCGATATCGTCGACATTACCCGTTTCGACCGCCTGGTCGAAGAGGGGAACGTGCGTCTCTTCGAGCGGCTCTTTACGCCTCATGAAATGGAGTACTGTGCCGGCAAGGCCCGGAGCGCCCAGCACTATGCCCTGCGGTTCGCGGCCAAGGAGGCGTTTCTCAAGGCCTGCGGTCTCGGCCTGCGCGAAGGGATGACCTGGCATGACGTGGAGGTCGTCAATGACGCCCTCGGCAAGCCCGAGCTCAAGCTCCACGGCAAGGCCCTGAAGCTGGCCACCGACCTGAGCCTCAGTCGTACTTTCGTTTCCCTTTCCCACGACGGAGCGTACGCCGTCGCCCTGGTTGTGCTGGAGCGGCCATGA
- a CDS encoding bifunctional ADP-dependent (S)-NAD(P)H-hydrate dehydratase/NAD(P)H-hydrate epimerase has translation MKVVSGETMQRMDRRTIDEFGIPGLVLMENAGRGCADAIREMFGRNGCMPVLVVAGKGNNGGDGYVIARLLAGEGWPVHTAVLARKDEIGGDARENLERLDPSTVSYLPAGESLSSLMTRLDAAALVVDALLGTGLKNDVQGVYAEAIRCIAASARPVVSVDIPSGIDAATGKVLGVAVTANLTVTFALAKYGHVLYPGALHCGRLKIVDIGIPESVAREADGVLYVDAAEAAAVVTRRDPCSHKGSFGHSLVIAGSIGKTGAAAMAANSAVRSGAGLVSLAVPASLNAILEVKTTEAMTIPLADGGTGFLGNESLVPLRAAIQGRDAVALGPGLSWQPATAALVRHLLADITAPLVLDADALNALSEQTDLLKGTRPDTVVLTPHPGEMARLAGTTTAAVEADRIGVARDFAARFGVYLILKGARSVIASPDGRMALNGSGNPGMASGGMGDVLTGVVTALLGQGYEPFAACTLGAFVHGHAADLVAADKGETGMSALDVQERLPHAFNSLIRLKGEQ, from the coding sequence ATGAAGGTGGTGAGCGGCGAAACCATGCAGCGGATGGACCGTCGCACCATCGACGAGTTCGGCATCCCCGGCCTTGTCCTCATGGAAAACGCTGGCCGCGGATGCGCCGATGCCATCAGGGAGATGTTCGGTCGCAACGGCTGCATGCCGGTCCTGGTGGTCGCGGGCAAGGGTAACAATGGCGGCGACGGCTATGTGATCGCCCGACTGCTTGCTGGGGAAGGGTGGCCGGTGCATACGGCTGTGCTGGCCCGTAAGGACGAAATTGGCGGTGATGCCCGCGAGAACCTGGAGCGCCTCGACCCGTCGACGGTTTCTTACCTCCCTGCTGGGGAAAGCCTTTCGTCCCTTATGACCAGGCTCGACGCTGCGGCACTGGTGGTGGATGCCCTGTTGGGGACTGGGCTGAAGAACGATGTGCAGGGCGTGTATGCCGAAGCGATCAGGTGCATCGCAGCTTCAGCTCGGCCGGTTGTCTCGGTCGACATCCCGTCGGGCATAGACGCCGCAACGGGCAAGGTGCTCGGGGTTGCTGTCACGGCCAATCTGACGGTAACCTTTGCCCTTGCAAAATATGGCCACGTTCTCTATCCGGGGGCACTGCACTGCGGCCGGCTGAAAATTGTCGATATCGGTATTCCGGAGTCAGTCGCCCGGGAAGCGGACGGCGTTCTCTACGTTGACGCGGCTGAGGCGGCAGCAGTGGTTACGCGGCGGGACCCATGCTCCCACAAGGGGAGCTTCGGGCACAGCCTCGTTATAGCCGGGTCCATCGGGAAGACGGGAGCCGCGGCAATGGCCGCGAACAGCGCCGTTCGAAGCGGAGCAGGCCTCGTTTCACTGGCAGTGCCGGCGAGCCTTAATGCCATTCTCGAGGTGAAGACCACCGAGGCCATGACAATCCCGCTGGCTGACGGCGGGACCGGTTTCCTCGGCAATGAGTCACTCGTTCCGCTCAGGGCGGCGATTCAAGGCCGGGATGCGGTAGCCCTTGGTCCCGGCCTGTCGTGGCAGCCCGCCACTGCCGCCCTTGTTCGGCACCTGCTGGCTGATATCACGGCGCCCCTCGTCCTCGACGCCGATGCCCTCAATGCCCTTTCCGAGCAGACCGATCTCTTAAAGGGAACGCGCCCCGACACCGTTGTCCTCACGCCCCATCCCGGGGAGATGGCGCGCCTTGCGGGAACCACCACTGCGGCGGTCGAAGCGGACCGTATCGGCGTTGCTCGCGACTTTGCCGCACGGTTCGGCGTCTATCTCATTCTCAAGGGAGCACGGTCCGTAATCGCGTCGCCCGACGGTCGCATGGCCCTCAACGGCAGCGGCAATCCGGGCATGGCCTCGGGGGGGATGGGGGATGTGCTCACCGGTGTTGTCACGGCACTGCTTGGACAGGGGTATGAACCATTCGCCGCCTGTACACTGGGCGCTTTCGTTCACGGTCATGCCGCCGACCTGGTTGCTGCGGACAAGGGCGAGACAGGCATGTCCGCTCTCGATGTCCAGGAGCGGCTTCCCCATGCATTCAATTCACTGATCCGTTTGAAGGGAGAACAATGA
- a CDS encoding tRNA threonylcarbamoyladenosine biosynthesis protein TsaE translates to MAFHITSRCEKETERLGELLGRELSAGAFVALAGELGSGKTRFARGVARGIGVAETTPITSPTFTILNEYRGRVPLYHFDLYRLAGVDDAAALGFDEYFHGTGVCLVEWAERLGDGLPVERIDITFRHGDETTRLLEFVPHGITYEALLKKCFDRWSDSCY, encoded by the coding sequence GTGGCGTTTCACATCACTTCGCGGTGCGAGAAAGAGACCGAGCGTCTCGGGGAACTGCTGGGCAGAGAACTGTCAGCCGGGGCATTCGTTGCCCTGGCCGGAGAGCTGGGTAGCGGGAAAACCCGGTTTGCCCGCGGAGTGGCACGTGGGATCGGCGTTGCCGAAACAACTCCCATCACCAGCCCGACCTTTACCATCCTCAACGAATACCGAGGGCGCGTTCCCCTCTATCATTTCGATCTGTACCGACTGGCCGGCGTCGACGATGCGGCGGCTCTCGGCTTCGACGAATACTTTCATGGAACAGGTGTTTGTCTCGTGGAATGGGCCGAGCGTCTGGGTGATGGTCTGCCCGTGGAGCGGATTGACATTACCTTTCGGCATGGGGATGAAACCACCCGTCTCCTGGAGTTCGTCCCTCACGGCATAACCTATGAAGCTTTATTAAAAAAATGTTTTGACCGCTGGTCTGATTCCTGCTATTAA
- a CDS encoding aspartate kinase (catalyzes the formation of 4-phospho-L-aspartate from L-aspartate and ATP, in Bacillus, lysine sensitive; regulated by response to starvation.), with protein MALVVQKYGGTSMGSIERIRNVAKRVAKTYDAGNDMVVVVSAMSGETNKLVALANEICEFPDTREYDVLVASGEQVSIALLAMCLKSMGYKAKSYHGWQIPIITDNAFSKARIESIDDTKVRADLKDGTIVIVAGFQGVDKDGNVTTLGRGGSDTSAVAVAAAFKADVCEIFTDVDGVYTTDPNICQDARKIEKVSYDEMLELASLGAKVLQIRSVEFAKKYNVDIHVRSSFNENPGTMVTKEDKDMEAVLVSGIAYDKNEAKIAVMGVPDKPGVAAKILSPLSEANISVDMIVQNVSEGDLTDFTFTVTRADFKKALAITKEVAKEINAKDVAEDENISKISIVGVGMRSHAGVATQMFQTLAKEGINIQMISTSEIKVSVIVDAKYTELAVRVLHEAFGLSGK; from the coding sequence ATGGCACTGGTGGTCCAGAAATACGGCGGCACCTCGATGGGGTCCATCGAGCGCATCCGCAATGTTGCCAAACGGGTCGCCAAGACCTATGACGCCGGAAACGATATGGTTGTTGTCGTTTCCGCCATGTCGGGAGAAACCAACAAGCTCGTGGCCCTCGCCAACGAGATTTGCGAATTCCCGGATACCCGCGAATATGATGTGCTGGTGGCGTCGGGCGAGCAGGTATCCATAGCTCTCCTTGCCATGTGTCTCAAGTCGATGGGGTACAAGGCCAAGTCCTATCACGGCTGGCAGATCCCCATCATCACGGACAACGCTTTCAGCAAGGCCCGCATCGAGAGCATCGACGACACCAAGGTGCGCGCTGATCTCAAGGACGGCACCATTGTCATTGTCGCAGGTTTCCAGGGCGTCGACAAAGATGGCAATGTCACCACTCTGGGCCGTGGCGGTTCCGATACCTCGGCTGTTGCCGTTGCCGCTGCCTTCAAGGCGGATGTGTGCGAAATTTTCACCGACGTGGACGGTGTCTATACCACTGACCCGAACATCTGCCAGGATGCCCGGAAAATCGAGAAGGTGTCCTATGATGAGATGCTGGAACTCGCATCGCTCGGGGCGAAGGTTCTTCAGATCCGGTCCGTAGAATTTGCGAAAAAATACAATGTGGACATTCATGTCCGCTCCAGCTTCAATGAAAATCCAGGGACCATGGTTACCAAGGAGGATAAGGATATGGAAGCAGTTCTCGTTTCGGGAATCGCCTACGACAAGAACGAAGCAAAAATTGCCGTGATGGGGGTACCCGACAAGCCGGGGGTTGCCGCCAAAATCCTGTCGCCCCTTTCCGAGGCCAATATATCGGTCGACATGATCGTTCAGAATGTAAGCGAGGGCGACCTGACCGACTTCACCTTCACCGTTACGAGGGCGGATTTCAAGAAGGCACTCGCCATCACCAAGGAAGTGGCCAAGGAGATCAATGCCAAGGATGTGGCGGAGGACGAAAACATATCCAAAATATCCATTGTCGGTGTCGGCATGCGGAGCCATGCGGGTGTTGCCACTCAAATGTTCCAGACCCTTGCCAAGGAAGGGATCAACATCCAGATGATCTCCACCTCTGAAATCAAGGTTTCGGTCATTGTTGACGCCAAGTACACCGAACTGGCAGTTCGGGTGCTTCACGAAGCGTTCGGACTCTCCGGCAAATAG
- a CDS encoding citramalate synthase has translation MSLVKLYDTTLRDGTQAEDISFLVEDKIRIAHKLDEIGVHYIEGGWPGSNPKDVAFFKDIKKEKLSQAKIAAFGSTRRAKVTPDKDHNLKTLIQAEPDACTIFGKTWDFHVHEALRISLEENLELIFDSLEYLKANVPEVFYDAEHFFDGYKANPDYAIKTLKAAQDAKADCIVLCDTNGGTMPFELVEIIREVRRHITAPLGIHTHNDSECAVANSLHAVNEGIVQVQGTINGFGERCGNANLCSIIPALKLKMKRECIGDDQLRKLRDLSRFVYELANLSPNKHQAYVGNSAFAHKGGVHVSAIQRHPETYEHLRPELVGNMTRVLVSDLSGRSNILAKAEEFNIKMDSKDPVTLEILENIKEMENRGYQFEGAEASFELLMKRALGTHRKFFSVIGFRVIDEKRHEDQKPLSEATIMVKVGGKIEHTAAEGNGPVNALDNALRKALEKFYPRLKEVKLLDYKVRVLPAGQGTASSIRVLIESGDKESRWGTVGVSENIVDASYQALLDSVEYKLHKSEEIEGSRK, from the coding sequence ATGAGCCTTGTAAAACTCTACGATACCACTCTTCGCGACGGAACCCAGGCGGAGGACATTTCCTTCCTCGTGGAGGACAAAATCCGGATAGCCCATAAACTCGACGAGATAGGCGTTCACTACATCGAGGGGGGATGGCCCGGCAGCAATCCGAAGGACGTTGCTTTTTTTAAGGACATCAAGAAGGAAAAGCTCTCGCAGGCGAAAATCGCCGCGTTCGGCTCCACCCGGCGCGCAAAGGTAACCCCGGACAAGGACCACAACCTCAAGACCCTCATTCAGGCGGAACCCGATGCCTGCACCATATTCGGCAAGACGTGGGATTTCCATGTACACGAGGCCCTGCGGATATCGCTCGAGGAAAACCTTGAGTTGATTTTCGATTCGCTGGAATACCTGAAGGCGAATGTCCCCGAGGTCTTCTACGATGCCGAACACTTTTTCGACGGCTACAAGGCGAACCCGGACTACGCCATCAAGACCCTCAAGGCCGCCCAGGACGCCAAGGCCGATTGCATCGTTCTCTGCGACACCAATGGCGGAACCATGCCCTTCGAGCTCGTGGAGATCATCCGTGAGGTGCGCAGGCATATCACGGCCCCGCTCGGCATTCACACACACAATGATTCAGAGTGCGCCGTGGCCAACTCCCTCCATGCCGTCAACGAAGGAATCGTCCAGGTTCAGGGGACCATCAACGGCTTCGGTGAGCGCTGCGGCAACGCCAACCTCTGCTCAATCATCCCCGCCCTCAAGCTCAAGATGAAGCGCGAGTGCATCGGGGATGATCAACTCAGAAAGCTGCGCGACCTTTCACGGTTCGTCTATGAATTGGCCAACCTCTCGCCCAACAAGCACCAGGCATATGTGGGCAATTCGGCATTCGCCCACAAGGGCGGTGTCCACGTGTCGGCCATCCAGCGTCATCCCGAAACCTATGAGCACCTGCGCCCGGAACTGGTCGGCAACATGACGCGAGTACTCGTTTCAGACCTGTCGGGCCGTTCCAATATCCTTGCAAAGGCAGAAGAGTTCAACATCAAGATGGACAGCAAGGACCCGGTCACACTTGAAATCCTCGAGAACATCAAGGAAATGGAGAACCGGGGCTACCAGTTCGAAGGGGCGGAAGCGTCATTCGAACTCCTCATGAAGAGAGCCCTCGGCACCCACCGCAAGTTCTTCTCGGTGATCGGTTTCCGGGTAATCGACGAAAAGCGCCACGAGGACCAGAAGCCTCTTTCGGAAGCCACCATCATGGTCAAGGTTGGGGGCAAGATCGAGCACACAGCCGCTGAAGGGAATGGTCCGGTGAACGCTCTGGACAATGCCCTCCGCAAAGCACTGGAAAAGTTTTATCCGCGGCTCAAGGAAGTAAAGCTGCTGGATTACAAGGTGCGCGTATTGCCGGCGGGGCAGGGGACAGCCTCGTCCATCAGGGTGCTCATCGAGTCGGGCGACAAAGAGAGCCGCTGGGGTACGGTTGGGGTCTCTGAAAATATCGTCGATGCATCCTATCAGGCCCTTCTGGACAGCGTGGAGTACAAGCTTCACAAAAGCGAAGAGATCGAAGGCTCCAGGAAGTGA